A portion of the Sabethes cyaneus chromosome 3, idSabCyanKW18_F2, whole genome shotgun sequence genome contains these proteins:
- the LOC128744185 gene encoding dihydroorotate dehydrogenase (quinone), mitochondrial-like: MNPVRSLLKVTALGAATFSITCLYKGNERFYENIFMPIVRLAPPETAHHLAVFGLKLGLIRPGYQDPGVLRTQLMNMVLRNPVGIAAGFDKHGEAVCGLHLLGFGFVEVGSVTPQPQPGNPGPRVFRLNEDKAIVNRYGFNSEGHKVVYERLKEARQKCGEDVVLGINLGKNKLSKDAIRDYVKGVKRFSGLADYLVINISSPNTPGLRTMQNKSTLFVLLSEVLKVRSSLPLAEQRPIMVKLAPDLSDEDIQEIVTVVCSKACAVDGLIVSNTTIERPSSLKSINAGQLGGLSGQPLFQRSTQLVAKVYKWTEGKIPIIGVGGIFSGRDAYNKILAGASAVQLYTAFIYHGPPIVIRVKQELEELLKADGYDSVQQAVGKGVDQILQS; encoded by the exons ATGAATCCAGTTCGCTCTCTATTGAAGGTAACAGCGCTCGGAGCAGCAACCTTTAGCATCACCTGCCTGTACAAGGGAAATGAAAGGttctacgaaaacattttcatgccgatcgttCGGCTCGCTCCGCCGGAAACTGCTCATCATCTGGCGGTGTTCGGCCTGAAGCTGGGATTGATTCGACCCGGATATCAAGATCCCGGCGTTCTGCGCACCCAGCTGATGAATATGGTTCTGCGCAATCCGGTCGGTATCGCTGCCGGTTTTGACAAACACGGCGAAGCGGTCTGTGGACTGCATCTGCTTGGGTTCGGCTTTGTGGAGGTCGGATCGGTTACGCCCCAGCCGCAGCCGGGAAACCCGGGACCGCGAGTGTTTCGGTTGAATGAGGATAAGGCGATTGTCAATAG atacgGATTTAATAGTGAGGGCCACAAAGTGGTTTACGAGCGGCTGAAAGAAGCTCGTCAAAAGTGTGGCGAAGATGTTGTGTTAGGAATAAATTTAGGAAAAAATAAGCTTTCTAAGGATGCGATCCGCGATTACGTGAAAGGAGTGAAACGATTTAGTGGCTTAGCTGATTATCTCGTTATCAATATAAGTAGCCCGAATACGCCCGGTTTGAGGACTATGCAAAACAAAAGTACGCTTTTCGTATTGTTGAGTGAAGTCCTGAAGGTACGGAGTTCCCTGCCGCTGGCAGAACAAAGACCTATTATGGTGAAACTGGCACCGGACTTGTCCGATGAAGACATCCAGGAGATAGTCACAGTTGTATGCAGCAAAGCATGTGCCGTCGACGGACTAATCGTATCGAATACAACCATCGAAAGGCCATCTAGTCTGAAGAGCATCAATGCCGGCCAGCTGGGCGGCTTGAGTGGGCAGCCATTGTTCCAAAGATCTACCCAACTGGTGGCCAAGGTGTACAAATGGACCGagggaaagattcccatcatcGGCGTTGGAGGGATTTTCAGCGGTCGCGATGCGTACAATAAAATTCTGGCCGGTGCCAGCGCGGTTCAACTATATACGGCGTTTATTTACCATGGACCACCGATTGTGATACGAGTCAAACAGGAGCTTGAGGAGCTACTGAAAGCGGACGGGTACGACAGCGTGCAGCAAGCCGTCGGCAAGGGCGTAGATCAGATCTTACAAAGTTGA